One genomic window of Augochlora pura isolate Apur16 chromosome 5, APUR_v2.2.1, whole genome shotgun sequence includes the following:
- the Ide gene encoding insulin degrading metalloproteinase isoform X1 encodes MVLTRIARFRISYVSVQSLLFRRYKSSNMASQDYVEKRYDNITKSQNDMREYRGLLLKNKMKILLISNPTTDESAASLDVNIGYLNDPDDLPGLAHFCEHMLFLGTEKYPEKNEYKKYLSEHGGTYNAATNMDHTNYYFSIHSENLEGALDRFANFFIAPLFTEALTDLELNAVHLEHEANLANDTWRAFQLEKSSANPSHPFAKFGTGNKETLEIIPKQKNINIREKLLEFHETYYSANAMALCVLGKESLDELEEMVVKLFSHVKNKDIEIPVWLDHPFTEEDFQHKWYIVPIRNKRRLNITFPLPDLRAHYKSEPAYYLAYLLGHEGKGSLLSALKAKGWCNSVMSGKRPSARGFNFFNVIADLTEEGIQHVDDIILLTFQYINMLKKHGPVEWIYNEYKDIAEMNFRFMEKMPPKKYVIHLVSCVQDYPMEEILVAGNIFMTWDPKLIESIMKYLVPEKVRIHVIGQLYESISNETEKWYGTKFKKEKIPKSTIEQWSNAGYNPDLQLPQKNEFIPKRFDIKSAENVTKYPVIIEDTPFMRLWFKQDDEFLVPKANLWIDFASPLTYIDPLSSALTVMFMLLLRDASNEYTYAADLAYLKFDTHISKYGITITIAGYDDKQLVFLEEILDKMINLKIDPKRFEALKENYIRSLKNSYTDPPYVRACYYLTVLLSEQVWMEDELLKATSYLTIEKIQQFIPQFLSKVHVECLVHGNVTKSEALETAKLIESKLMNSVPQRIPLLARHMILNREIRLEDGCNFLFEVENTFHKSSCVYVYYQTGLQSTESNMLLELLAQIISEPCFTTLRTKEQLGYILFSNVRRTNIVQGLIILVQSDKHPKYVEQRIDIFLQSMVETITNMSDEEFNRHKESLAVKCLEKPKLLNTLTNIFYNEISSQQYHFDRVNIEVAHLRTIEKADVLEFYKNMLQRNKQHKLSVHIVSTIGDKDTPEKEASESTDLDNSIVEYFDYTKIDDIMAFRVSQSLHPLLKPFSNIPRKGAHSSKL; translated from the exons ATGGTTTTAACACGCATAGCTAGATTTCGAATTTCTTACGTTTCAGTGCAGTCTTTATTGTTCCGCAg atataaATCATCAAACATGGCATCACAAGATTATGTAGAGAAACGATATGATAATATTACCAAGTCGCAAAATGATATGAGGGAATATAgaggtttattattaaaaaataaaatgaaaattctactTATTAGTAATCCAACAACTGACGAAAGTGCTGCATCTTTAGATGTAAATATTG GCTACTTAAATGATCCTGATGATTTACCAGGTTTAGCACATTTTTGTGAACATATGCTATTCTTAGGAACTGAAAAATATccagaaaaaaatgaatataagaAATACCTATCAGAACATGGTGGTACATACAATGCAGCAACAAATATGGATCACACCAATTATTACTTCAGCATACATTCAGAAAATTTAGAAGGGGCATTAGATCGTTTTGccaatttttttatagcacCACTTTTTACAGAAGCTTTAACTGACTTAGAATTAAATGCTGTCCATCTGGAACACGAAGCCAATCTCGCAAATGATACGTGGCGTGCTTTTCAGTTGGAGAAATCATCTGCAAATCCAAGTCATCCTTTTGCAAAATTTGGTActggaaataaagaaacgctGGAGATCATACCAAAGCAAAAGAACATAAATAtaagagaaaaattacttgaatttcaTGAAACATATTATTCAGCTAATGCAATGGCATTATGTGTACTTGGAAAAG aaaGTTTAGATGAACTTGAGGAAATggtagtaaaattattttcgcatGTAAAAAATAAGGATATTGAAATACCTGTGTGGTTGGATCATCCTTTTACCGAAGAGGACTTCCAACACAAATGGTACATTGTTCCAATAAGGAACAAAAgacgtttaaatattacatttcctTTGCCTGATTTACGAGCGCATTACAAATCTgag CCAGCATATTATCTAGCATATTTATTAGGACACGAAGGAAAAGGATCTTTACTATCTGCACTGAAAGCAAAAGGATGGTGTAATTCTGTTATGTCAGGCAAACGACCAAGTGCCAGAGGTTTTAACTTCTTTAACGTTATTGCTGATTTAACAGAGGAAGGTATACAGCATGTTGATGATATCATTCTATTGACTTTCCAATAcattaatatgttaaaaaaacaTGGACCCGTTGAATGgatatacaat gAATATAAAGACATTgccgaaatgaattttcgattCATGGAAAAAATGCCACCAAAGAAGTATGTTATTCATTTGGTATCCTGTGTGCAAGATTATCCAATGGAAGAAATTTTGGTGGCGGGTAACATATTCATGACATGGGACCCTAAGTTAATTGAatcaattatgaaatatttagtgCCAGAGAAAGTAAGAATTCATGTCATTGGACAATTATATGAAAGTATAAGtaatgaaactgaaaaatgGTATGGcactaaatttaaaaaagagaaaataccAAAAAGCACAATTGAGCAATGGAGCAATGCTGGTTACAATCCAGATCTTCAGTTACcacaaaaaaatgaatttatcccAAAGCgatttgatataaaatcagcggagaat GTGACCAAGTATCCGGTAATTATTGAAGATACTCCATTCATGAGATTATGGTTTAAACAAGATGATGAATTTCTTGTACCCAAAGCCAATTTGTGGATAGATTTTGCCAG tCCATTGACATACATAGACCCTCTTAGCAGTGCCTTAACTGTAATGTTTATGCTGTTACTTCGTGATGCTTCGAATGAATATACATATGCTGCTGACTTAGCATATCTCAAATTTGACACTCATATTTCCAAATATGGAATAACA ATAACAATTGCTGGGTATGATGATAAACAGCTTGtgtttttagaagaaattctGGATAAGATGATCAACCTTAAGATTGATCCAAAGAGATTTGAAgctttaaaagaaaat TATATCAGAAGTCTAAAAAACTCTTATACTGATCCACCATATGTTCGTGCATGTTATTACCTTACTGTTTTGTTATCAGAACAGGTTTGGATGGAGGACGAATTGTTAAAAGCTACTTCAT atttaacaattgaaaaaatacaacaatttattccacaatttttgAGTAAGGTACATGTGGAATGTCTAGTTCATGGCAATGTCACAAAGTCAGAGGCTCTTGAGACAGCTAAGTTAATAgaatcaaaattaatgaattcagTTCCCCAGAGGATACCTCTCTTGGCCAGGCATATGATTTTGAATCGTGAAATTAGATTGGAAGATG gttgcaatttcttatttgaagtagaaaatacatttcataAAAGTTCGTGTGTATACGTTTATTATCAAACTGGATTACAGTCAACAGAGTCAAATATGTTACTTGAGCTCTTGGCGCAAATTATCTCAGAACCATGCTTTACTACATTAAGAACTAAGGAGCAATTAGGgtacattttatttagtaatgtACGAAGGACTAACATTGtacaaggtttaataatattagttcAAAGTGACAAGCATCCTAAATATGTCGAACAGAGAATTgacatatttttacaatctatGGTG gAAACCATAACGAATATGTCAGatgaagaatttaatagaCACAAAGAATCATTGGCAGTAAAATGTCTAGAAAAGCCAAAATTGCTGAACACCTTAACTAATATCttttacaatgaaatatcATCGCAACAGTATCATTTTGATCGAGTGAATATTGAGGTTGCACATTTGAGAACTATAGAAAAGGCAGATGTACTGGAATTCTACAAG AACATGCTACAGCGTAATAAGCAACATAAATTATCGGTACACATTGTTTCAACTATAGGAGATAAAGATACACCCGAAAAGGAAGCAAGTGAAAGTACTGATTTGGATAATTCAATAGTGGAATATTTCGATTATACGAAGATAGATGATATTATGGCATTCAGAGTGAGCCAATCATTGCATCCATTACTGAAGCCTTTTAGCAATATACCAAGAAAGGGCGCGCACTCGtccaaattgtaa
- the Ide gene encoding insulin degrading metalloproteinase isoform X3, with product MKYKSSNMASQDYVEKRYDNITKSQNDMREYRGLLLKNKMKILLISNPTTDESAASLDVNIGYLNDPDDLPGLAHFCEHMLFLGTEKYPEKNEYKKYLSEHGGTYNAATNMDHTNYYFSIHSENLEGALDRFANFFIAPLFTEALTDLELNAVHLEHEANLANDTWRAFQLEKSSANPSHPFAKFGTGNKETLEIIPKQKNINIREKLLEFHETYYSANAMALCVLGKESLDELEEMVVKLFSHVKNKDIEIPVWLDHPFTEEDFQHKWYIVPIRNKRRLNITFPLPDLRAHYKSEPAYYLAYLLGHEGKGSLLSALKAKGWCNSVMSGKRPSARGFNFFNVIADLTEEGIQHVDDIILLTFQYINMLKKHGPVEWIYNEYKDIAEMNFRFMEKMPPKKYVIHLVSCVQDYPMEEILVAGNIFMTWDPKLIESIMKYLVPEKVRIHVIGQLYESISNETEKWYGTKFKKEKIPKSTIEQWSNAGYNPDLQLPQKNEFIPKRFDIKSAENVTKYPVIIEDTPFMRLWFKQDDEFLVPKANLWIDFASPLTYIDPLSSALTVMFMLLLRDASNEYTYAADLAYLKFDTHISKYGITITIAGYDDKQLVFLEEILDKMINLKIDPKRFEALKENYIRSLKNSYTDPPYVRACYYLTVLLSEQVWMEDELLKATSYLTIEKIQQFIPQFLSKVHVECLVHGNVTKSEALETAKLIESKLMNSVPQRIPLLARHMILNREIRLEDGCNFLFEVENTFHKSSCVYVYYQTGLQSTESNMLLELLAQIISEPCFTTLRTKEQLGYILFSNVRRTNIVQGLIILVQSDKHPKYVEQRIDIFLQSMVETITNMSDEEFNRHKESLAVKCLEKPKLLNTLTNIFYNEISSQQYHFDRVNIEVAHLRTIEKADVLEFYKNMLQRNKQHKLSVHIVSTIGDKDTPEKEASESTDLDNSIVEYFDYTKIDDIMAFRVSQSLHPLLKPFSNIPRKGAHSSKL from the exons ATGAA atataaATCATCAAACATGGCATCACAAGATTATGTAGAGAAACGATATGATAATATTACCAAGTCGCAAAATGATATGAGGGAATATAgaggtttattattaaaaaataaaatgaaaattctactTATTAGTAATCCAACAACTGACGAAAGTGCTGCATCTTTAGATGTAAATATTG GCTACTTAAATGATCCTGATGATTTACCAGGTTTAGCACATTTTTGTGAACATATGCTATTCTTAGGAACTGAAAAATATccagaaaaaaatgaatataagaAATACCTATCAGAACATGGTGGTACATACAATGCAGCAACAAATATGGATCACACCAATTATTACTTCAGCATACATTCAGAAAATTTAGAAGGGGCATTAGATCGTTTTGccaatttttttatagcacCACTTTTTACAGAAGCTTTAACTGACTTAGAATTAAATGCTGTCCATCTGGAACACGAAGCCAATCTCGCAAATGATACGTGGCGTGCTTTTCAGTTGGAGAAATCATCTGCAAATCCAAGTCATCCTTTTGCAAAATTTGGTActggaaataaagaaacgctGGAGATCATACCAAAGCAAAAGAACATAAATAtaagagaaaaattacttgaatttcaTGAAACATATTATTCAGCTAATGCAATGGCATTATGTGTACTTGGAAAAG aaaGTTTAGATGAACTTGAGGAAATggtagtaaaattattttcgcatGTAAAAAATAAGGATATTGAAATACCTGTGTGGTTGGATCATCCTTTTACCGAAGAGGACTTCCAACACAAATGGTACATTGTTCCAATAAGGAACAAAAgacgtttaaatattacatttcctTTGCCTGATTTACGAGCGCATTACAAATCTgag CCAGCATATTATCTAGCATATTTATTAGGACACGAAGGAAAAGGATCTTTACTATCTGCACTGAAAGCAAAAGGATGGTGTAATTCTGTTATGTCAGGCAAACGACCAAGTGCCAGAGGTTTTAACTTCTTTAACGTTATTGCTGATTTAACAGAGGAAGGTATACAGCATGTTGATGATATCATTCTATTGACTTTCCAATAcattaatatgttaaaaaaacaTGGACCCGTTGAATGgatatacaat gAATATAAAGACATTgccgaaatgaattttcgattCATGGAAAAAATGCCACCAAAGAAGTATGTTATTCATTTGGTATCCTGTGTGCAAGATTATCCAATGGAAGAAATTTTGGTGGCGGGTAACATATTCATGACATGGGACCCTAAGTTAATTGAatcaattatgaaatatttagtgCCAGAGAAAGTAAGAATTCATGTCATTGGACAATTATATGAAAGTATAAGtaatgaaactgaaaaatgGTATGGcactaaatttaaaaaagagaaaataccAAAAAGCACAATTGAGCAATGGAGCAATGCTGGTTACAATCCAGATCTTCAGTTACcacaaaaaaatgaatttatcccAAAGCgatttgatataaaatcagcggagaat GTGACCAAGTATCCGGTAATTATTGAAGATACTCCATTCATGAGATTATGGTTTAAACAAGATGATGAATTTCTTGTACCCAAAGCCAATTTGTGGATAGATTTTGCCAG tCCATTGACATACATAGACCCTCTTAGCAGTGCCTTAACTGTAATGTTTATGCTGTTACTTCGTGATGCTTCGAATGAATATACATATGCTGCTGACTTAGCATATCTCAAATTTGACACTCATATTTCCAAATATGGAATAACA ATAACAATTGCTGGGTATGATGATAAACAGCTTGtgtttttagaagaaattctGGATAAGATGATCAACCTTAAGATTGATCCAAAGAGATTTGAAgctttaaaagaaaat TATATCAGAAGTCTAAAAAACTCTTATACTGATCCACCATATGTTCGTGCATGTTATTACCTTACTGTTTTGTTATCAGAACAGGTTTGGATGGAGGACGAATTGTTAAAAGCTACTTCAT atttaacaattgaaaaaatacaacaatttattccacaatttttgAGTAAGGTACATGTGGAATGTCTAGTTCATGGCAATGTCACAAAGTCAGAGGCTCTTGAGACAGCTAAGTTAATAgaatcaaaattaatgaattcagTTCCCCAGAGGATACCTCTCTTGGCCAGGCATATGATTTTGAATCGTGAAATTAGATTGGAAGATG gttgcaatttcttatttgaagtagaaaatacatttcataAAAGTTCGTGTGTATACGTTTATTATCAAACTGGATTACAGTCAACAGAGTCAAATATGTTACTTGAGCTCTTGGCGCAAATTATCTCAGAACCATGCTTTACTACATTAAGAACTAAGGAGCAATTAGGgtacattttatttagtaatgtACGAAGGACTAACATTGtacaaggtttaataatattagttcAAAGTGACAAGCATCCTAAATATGTCGAACAGAGAATTgacatatttttacaatctatGGTG gAAACCATAACGAATATGTCAGatgaagaatttaatagaCACAAAGAATCATTGGCAGTAAAATGTCTAGAAAAGCCAAAATTGCTGAACACCTTAACTAATATCttttacaatgaaatatcATCGCAACAGTATCATTTTGATCGAGTGAATATTGAGGTTGCACATTTGAGAACTATAGAAAAGGCAGATGTACTGGAATTCTACAAG AACATGCTACAGCGTAATAAGCAACATAAATTATCGGTACACATTGTTTCAACTATAGGAGATAAAGATACACCCGAAAAGGAAGCAAGTGAAAGTACTGATTTGGATAATTCAATAGTGGAATATTTCGATTATACGAAGATAGATGATATTATGGCATTCAGAGTGAGCCAATCATTGCATCCATTACTGAAGCCTTTTAGCAATATACCAAGAAAGGGCGCGCACTCGtccaaattgtaa
- the Ide gene encoding insulin degrading metalloproteinase isoform X2: MGYKLWYLYLCHNKVFFSRYKSSNMASQDYVEKRYDNITKSQNDMREYRGLLLKNKMKILLISNPTTDESAASLDVNIGYLNDPDDLPGLAHFCEHMLFLGTEKYPEKNEYKKYLSEHGGTYNAATNMDHTNYYFSIHSENLEGALDRFANFFIAPLFTEALTDLELNAVHLEHEANLANDTWRAFQLEKSSANPSHPFAKFGTGNKETLEIIPKQKNINIREKLLEFHETYYSANAMALCVLGKESLDELEEMVVKLFSHVKNKDIEIPVWLDHPFTEEDFQHKWYIVPIRNKRRLNITFPLPDLRAHYKSEPAYYLAYLLGHEGKGSLLSALKAKGWCNSVMSGKRPSARGFNFFNVIADLTEEGIQHVDDIILLTFQYINMLKKHGPVEWIYNEYKDIAEMNFRFMEKMPPKKYVIHLVSCVQDYPMEEILVAGNIFMTWDPKLIESIMKYLVPEKVRIHVIGQLYESISNETEKWYGTKFKKEKIPKSTIEQWSNAGYNPDLQLPQKNEFIPKRFDIKSAENVTKYPVIIEDTPFMRLWFKQDDEFLVPKANLWIDFASPLTYIDPLSSALTVMFMLLLRDASNEYTYAADLAYLKFDTHISKYGITITIAGYDDKQLVFLEEILDKMINLKIDPKRFEALKENYIRSLKNSYTDPPYVRACYYLTVLLSEQVWMEDELLKATSYLTIEKIQQFIPQFLSKVHVECLVHGNVTKSEALETAKLIESKLMNSVPQRIPLLARHMILNREIRLEDGCNFLFEVENTFHKSSCVYVYYQTGLQSTESNMLLELLAQIISEPCFTTLRTKEQLGYILFSNVRRTNIVQGLIILVQSDKHPKYVEQRIDIFLQSMVETITNMSDEEFNRHKESLAVKCLEKPKLLNTLTNIFYNEISSQQYHFDRVNIEVAHLRTIEKADVLEFYKNMLQRNKQHKLSVHIVSTIGDKDTPEKEASESTDLDNSIVEYFDYTKIDDIMAFRVSQSLHPLLKPFSNIPRKGAHSSKL, encoded by the exons ATGGGATATAAGCTATGGTATTTATACTTATGtcataataaagtattttttagCAG atataaATCATCAAACATGGCATCACAAGATTATGTAGAGAAACGATATGATAATATTACCAAGTCGCAAAATGATATGAGGGAATATAgaggtttattattaaaaaataaaatgaaaattctactTATTAGTAATCCAACAACTGACGAAAGTGCTGCATCTTTAGATGTAAATATTG GCTACTTAAATGATCCTGATGATTTACCAGGTTTAGCACATTTTTGTGAACATATGCTATTCTTAGGAACTGAAAAATATccagaaaaaaatgaatataagaAATACCTATCAGAACATGGTGGTACATACAATGCAGCAACAAATATGGATCACACCAATTATTACTTCAGCATACATTCAGAAAATTTAGAAGGGGCATTAGATCGTTTTGccaatttttttatagcacCACTTTTTACAGAAGCTTTAACTGACTTAGAATTAAATGCTGTCCATCTGGAACACGAAGCCAATCTCGCAAATGATACGTGGCGTGCTTTTCAGTTGGAGAAATCATCTGCAAATCCAAGTCATCCTTTTGCAAAATTTGGTActggaaataaagaaacgctGGAGATCATACCAAAGCAAAAGAACATAAATAtaagagaaaaattacttgaatttcaTGAAACATATTATTCAGCTAATGCAATGGCATTATGTGTACTTGGAAAAG aaaGTTTAGATGAACTTGAGGAAATggtagtaaaattattttcgcatGTAAAAAATAAGGATATTGAAATACCTGTGTGGTTGGATCATCCTTTTACCGAAGAGGACTTCCAACACAAATGGTACATTGTTCCAATAAGGAACAAAAgacgtttaaatattacatttcctTTGCCTGATTTACGAGCGCATTACAAATCTgag CCAGCATATTATCTAGCATATTTATTAGGACACGAAGGAAAAGGATCTTTACTATCTGCACTGAAAGCAAAAGGATGGTGTAATTCTGTTATGTCAGGCAAACGACCAAGTGCCAGAGGTTTTAACTTCTTTAACGTTATTGCTGATTTAACAGAGGAAGGTATACAGCATGTTGATGATATCATTCTATTGACTTTCCAATAcattaatatgttaaaaaaacaTGGACCCGTTGAATGgatatacaat gAATATAAAGACATTgccgaaatgaattttcgattCATGGAAAAAATGCCACCAAAGAAGTATGTTATTCATTTGGTATCCTGTGTGCAAGATTATCCAATGGAAGAAATTTTGGTGGCGGGTAACATATTCATGACATGGGACCCTAAGTTAATTGAatcaattatgaaatatttagtgCCAGAGAAAGTAAGAATTCATGTCATTGGACAATTATATGAAAGTATAAGtaatgaaactgaaaaatgGTATGGcactaaatttaaaaaagagaaaataccAAAAAGCACAATTGAGCAATGGAGCAATGCTGGTTACAATCCAGATCTTCAGTTACcacaaaaaaatgaatttatcccAAAGCgatttgatataaaatcagcggagaat GTGACCAAGTATCCGGTAATTATTGAAGATACTCCATTCATGAGATTATGGTTTAAACAAGATGATGAATTTCTTGTACCCAAAGCCAATTTGTGGATAGATTTTGCCAG tCCATTGACATACATAGACCCTCTTAGCAGTGCCTTAACTGTAATGTTTATGCTGTTACTTCGTGATGCTTCGAATGAATATACATATGCTGCTGACTTAGCATATCTCAAATTTGACACTCATATTTCCAAATATGGAATAACA ATAACAATTGCTGGGTATGATGATAAACAGCTTGtgtttttagaagaaattctGGATAAGATGATCAACCTTAAGATTGATCCAAAGAGATTTGAAgctttaaaagaaaat TATATCAGAAGTCTAAAAAACTCTTATACTGATCCACCATATGTTCGTGCATGTTATTACCTTACTGTTTTGTTATCAGAACAGGTTTGGATGGAGGACGAATTGTTAAAAGCTACTTCAT atttaacaattgaaaaaatacaacaatttattccacaatttttgAGTAAGGTACATGTGGAATGTCTAGTTCATGGCAATGTCACAAAGTCAGAGGCTCTTGAGACAGCTAAGTTAATAgaatcaaaattaatgaattcagTTCCCCAGAGGATACCTCTCTTGGCCAGGCATATGATTTTGAATCGTGAAATTAGATTGGAAGATG gttgcaatttcttatttgaagtagaaaatacatttcataAAAGTTCGTGTGTATACGTTTATTATCAAACTGGATTACAGTCAACAGAGTCAAATATGTTACTTGAGCTCTTGGCGCAAATTATCTCAGAACCATGCTTTACTACATTAAGAACTAAGGAGCAATTAGGgtacattttatttagtaatgtACGAAGGACTAACATTGtacaaggtttaataatattagttcAAAGTGACAAGCATCCTAAATATGTCGAACAGAGAATTgacatatttttacaatctatGGTG gAAACCATAACGAATATGTCAGatgaagaatttaatagaCACAAAGAATCATTGGCAGTAAAATGTCTAGAAAAGCCAAAATTGCTGAACACCTTAACTAATATCttttacaatgaaatatcATCGCAACAGTATCATTTTGATCGAGTGAATATTGAGGTTGCACATTTGAGAACTATAGAAAAGGCAGATGTACTGGAATTCTACAAG AACATGCTACAGCGTAATAAGCAACATAAATTATCGGTACACATTGTTTCAACTATAGGAGATAAAGATACACCCGAAAAGGAAGCAAGTGAAAGTACTGATTTGGATAATTCAATAGTGGAATATTTCGATTATACGAAGATAGATGATATTATGGCATTCAGAGTGAGCCAATCATTGCATCCATTACTGAAGCCTTTTAGCAATATACCAAGAAAGGGCGCGCACTCGtccaaattgtaa